A segment of the Streptococcus chenjunshii genome:
CTGAAAAGCGATTTTTCTGAAGAAGACGGTGTTCGTGCTGCTGAATTAGAAGAACAGTTCGCAGAGTCCGGCGGGTGGGAAGCTGAAAATGAAGCTGCTCAACTCCTGCAGAATCTTAATATAAAAGAGGACTTACACTACCAAACCATGAGTGAGCTCTCAAACAGTGATAAAGTGAAAGTACTGCTTGCAAAGGCTCTTTTTGGCAAGCCCGATGTACTCCTTCTTGATGAACCTACAAACGGTCTCGATATTCAGTCTATCACATGGTTAGAGGATTTCCTGATTGATTTTGAAAATACAGTTATTGTTGTATCACATGACCGCCATTTCCTCAATAAAGTGTGTACACATATGGCTGACCTTGATTTTGGTAAAATCCAAATCTTTGTCGGAAATTATGATTTTTGGAAAGAATCTTCAGAACTGGCCGCTCGCTTACAGGCTGATCGTAATGCAAAAGCAGAGGAGAAAATTAAAGAGCTGCAGGATTTTATTGCCCGTTTTTCTGCCAATGCTTCAAAATCTAAGCAAGCCACATCGCGCAAAAAAATGCTTGATAAAATCGAGCTTGAAGAAATTATTCCTTCGAGCCGTAAATATCCGTTTATCAGTTTTCAGTCTGAACGGGAAATAGGTAACGATTTACTGACTGTCGAAAATCTTTCTGTCAAAATTGATGGTGAGAAAGTTATTGATAATATCAGTTTTATTCTGCGGCCAGGTGACAAAACAGCATTGATTGGCCAAAATGACTTACAGACTACAGCACTCCTGCGAGCTTTAATGGGAGACATTGATTATGAAGGCACTGTAAAGTGGGGAATTACAACGAGCCGTTCGTATTTACCCAAGGATAATTCAAAAGACTTTTCTTCTGACATATCTATTCTTGAATGGCTTCGTCAGTTTGCCAGCAAAGAAGAGAATGATAATACTTTTCTTCGCGGATTTTTGGGACGTATGCTTTTTTCTGGAGATGAGGTAAACAAATCTGTCAATGTTCTCTCAGGAGGTGAAAAAGTACGTGTGATGCTGGCAAAATTAATGCTGCTCAAAGCTAATGTTCTTGTTCTTGACGATCCTACAAACCATTTGGACCTAGAATCCATTTCAAGTCTTAATGACGGTCTTAAAGATTTTAAAGAATCCATGATCTTTACCAGTCACGATCACGAATTCATCCAAACCTTAGCTAACCATATTGTAGTGATTGCTAAAAATGGAAGCATTGACCGTATTGATGAAAGTTATGATGAATTTTTAGAAAATACTGAGGTACAAAACAAAATAAAAGAGCTTTGGCAATAACAGACGTTTCTCTTTTTGTCGTTTCAAAAAATTATGTCTTAATATTTTGGATAAATAATATCTTATTTAATGAAAATCAAAACCAAACTGTTTGACAGTTTGGTTTACAACTTTTACCAACCTGAAAAAGCTGTAAGCTTTTAGCAAATCTTGTATCAAACTATTCTTGACAGGTAACTTGACAAACCTTTACAGAACTGTAAATAAGTTGTGAATGTGCCTGATTTTAAGTGTAAAACATGTCAAAAATAACAGTTACAGCCTAGTTTTAAATTTCAAAGAGAATCTTTTCTTCTGAAACAATAAGTATGGTAAGGAAAGGATATTATGACAATTTTAAAAAAATACAGTACTGTTCTTTATTATTCAGCAAGCTTCTTACTTCCGTTTACTATCATATTTTTTGCTCTTCTTAGTCAAAATATTTTTTGGGGAAGTGATACAACCATTCTAGCCAGCGATGGTTTTCACCAATATGTTATTTTTGCTCAGAATCTGCGAAATATTTTGCATGGAAAAGATAGCATTTTTTATACATTCACCAGCGGTTTGGGGCTTAACTTTTACGCCCTAATGAGCTATTACTTAGGAAGCTTTTTATCACCTTTTGTTTACTTTTTTAAACTGGATAATATGGCTGATGCCATTTACTTATTTACCTTAATCAAATTTGGTTTAATTGGCTTGAGCACTTATTTTAGTCTAGTAAGACTGTATCCTAAAAATAAGAAACTATTTACTTTAATTTTATCAACTTCTTATGCTCTGATGAGTTTTGCTGTCAGTCAAGCTGAGATTAATATGTGGCTCGATGTCTTTATGCTGCTGCCTCTCATTGTTTTAGGATTAAATCTTTTGCTGCAAAAAAGAAAATTTCTTCTTTATTACATAAGCTTAACTGTCCTATTTATTCAAAATTACTATTTTGGATACATGGTAGCAATATTTCTAACACTTTATTTTTTAGTT
Coding sequences within it:
- a CDS encoding ABC-F family ATP-binding cassette domain-containing protein, with the protein product MLTVSNVSLRFSDRKLFDEVNINFTAGNTYGLIGANGAGKSTFLKILAGDIEPTTGQVALGPDERLSVLRQNHFDYEEERVIDVVIMGNEQLYKIMKEKDAIYLKSDFSEEDGVRAAELEEQFAESGGWEAENEAAQLLQNLNIKEDLHYQTMSELSNSDKVKVLLAKALFGKPDVLLLDEPTNGLDIQSITWLEDFLIDFENTVIVVSHDRHFLNKVCTHMADLDFGKIQIFVGNYDFWKESSELAARLQADRNAKAEEKIKELQDFIARFSANASKSKQATSRKKMLDKIELEEIIPSSRKYPFISFQSEREIGNDLLTVENLSVKIDGEKVIDNISFILRPGDKTALIGQNDLQTTALLRALMGDIDYEGTVKWGITTSRSYLPKDNSKDFSSDISILEWLRQFASKEENDNTFLRGFLGRMLFSGDEVNKSVNVLSGGEKVRVMLAKLMLLKANVLVLDDPTNHLDLESISSLNDGLKDFKESMIFTSHDHEFIQTLANHIVVIAKNGSIDRIDESYDEFLENTEVQNKIKELWQ